A genomic window from Gossypium hirsutum isolate 1008001.06 chromosome D10, Gossypium_hirsutum_v2.1, whole genome shotgun sequence includes:
- the LOC121222202 gene encoding gibberellin-regulated protein 12: MATFSCLPFAFFLILILFTFSIQTANGGKEGSLRLQDCPKACEYRCSKTHHRKPCVFFCNYCCQRCLCVPSGFYGNREECPCYNNIKTKEGKNKCP; the protein is encoded by the exons ATGGCTACGTTTTCTTGCCTTCCCTTTGCCTTCTTTCTCATCCTTATTCTTTTCACTTTTTCCATTCAGACAGCAAAT GGTGGCAAGGAAGGATCACTTCGCCTCCAAG ATTGTCCCAAAGCATGCGAGTATAGGTGTTCGAAAACACATCATAGGAAGCCATGCGTGTTCTTCTGCAATTACTGCTGCCAGAGGTGTTTGTGTGTTCCTTCGGGATTTTATGGGAATAGGGAGGAATGCCCATGCTACAACAACATCAAAACTAAGGAAGGCAAAAACAAATGTCCTTGA